In Gossypium arboreum isolate Shixiya-1 chromosome 6, ASM2569848v2, whole genome shotgun sequence, the following are encoded in one genomic region:
- the LOC108485787 gene encoding probable methyltransferase At1g29790: MFSISSPLKKSKSRSSSMGSEADSYPRRQFFHNNNLFFTLKMLFLLIFTNLVTIFIFSSLPFSLSSSDPPHTHLFLHQETISHLLQELNSTKSKLFDSYSLIADLHHKINSTNFLVRDLVIDIIRERKLSLPVDEEADFFGIPPTTASLSDELKLAILPHKLPLGYSPRMASDEIYPPIGAACLRFQKELAQYMTYDIGGECPMDDVFAQKLLLKGCEPLPRRRCHPKSPIGYVEPTPFPDSLWATPPDTSIIWDPYTCKSYQCLIDRKNFPGTVDCKDCFDLQGREKRRWLYDRGLDYGLDQVLQTKPAGTIRIGLDIGGGSGTFAARMRERNITIITSSMNLDGPFNSFIASRGLIPIHISVSQRLPFFESTLDIVHSMHILSNWIPDAMLEFAVYDIYRVLRPGGLFWLDHFFCQGPQLNQTYAPMFDRIGFTKLRWNVGKKVDRGVDKNEWYLSALLEKPMT, from the coding sequence ATGTTCTCTATCTCAAGTCCTTTGAAGAAATCAAAATCAAGGAGCAGCAGCATGGGAAGTGAAGCTGATAGCTATCCAAGAAGGCAATTTTTTCACAACAACAATCTCTTCTTCACGCTTAAAATGCTTTTCCTTCTGATATTTACCAACCTTGTCACCATCTTTATCTTTTCTAGCCTTCCTTTCAGCTTATCATCATCTGACCCCCCCCATACCCATCTCTTTCTTCACCAGGAAACCATTTCTCATCTCTTGCAGGAGCTCAACTCTACAAAGTCCAAACTCTTTGACAGTTACTCTCTTATTGCTGACTTGCACCACAAGATCAATTCCACCAACTTTCTTGTGCGAGACCTCGTTATTGATATCATCCGTGAACGCAAGCTTTCATTACCAGTCGACGAAGAAGCTGATTTTTTCGGCATTCCTCCTACTACTGCTTCCTTGTCTGATGAACTCAAGCTTGCCATTCTCCCTCACAAACTCCCATTAGGATACTCCCCAAGGATGGCATCTGATGAGATCTATCCGCCTATTGGAGCAGCCTGCTTGAGGTTTCAAAAGGAGCTGGCTCAGTACATGACATATGATATTGGTGGCGAATGTCCTATGGATGACGTTTTTGCTCAAAAGCTTTTGCTCAAGGGGTGTGAACCACTCCCTCGCCGTAGATGCCACCCCAAATCCCCCATCGGTTATGTTGAGCCAACACCATTTCCTGATAGCCTTTGGGCAACCCCACCAGATACCAGCATCATTTGGGATCCCTACACTTGCAAAAGTTACCAATGCCTCATTGACCGTAAAAACTTTCCAGGGACCGTCGACTGTAAGGACTGCTTTGACTTGCAAGGCCGAGAAAAACGAAGATGGCTTTACGATCGAGGATTAGATTATGGACTCGATCAAGTTCTTCAAACGAAACCAGCCGGGACTATTCGAATCGGACTTGACATTGGAGGTGGGAGTGGCACTTTCGCAGCAAGGATGAGAGAGCGGAACATCACCATCATCACTAGTTCAATGAACCTGGATGGACCATTCAATAGTTTCATTGCATCCAGGGGCTTGATCCCAATACATATTAGCGTTTCGCAGAGGCTTCCATTCTTTGAGAGCACATTGGATATAGTGCATTCGATGCATATTTTGAGCAATTGGATCCCAGATGCAATGTTGGAGTTCGCCGTGTATGACATATACAGAGTGTTGAGACCAGGGGGGCTATTCTGGCTTGACCATTTCTTCTGTCAGGGACCGCAGCTCAATCAAACCTATGCTCCAATGTTTGATCGAATTGGGTTTACAAAACTAAGGTGGAATGTTGGGAAAAAGGTTGATCGTGGAGTTGACAAGAATGAGTGGTATTTGTCAGCGTTGTTGGAAAAACCAATGACCTAA
- the LOC108485774 gene encoding laccase-5-like — protein MGIFNKFSFIFLVLFLALSANAEVQRHRFVIQATKVKRLCKTHNTITVNGMFPGPTLEIKNGDTLEVQVVNKARYNVTIHWHGVRQMRTGWADGPEFVTQCPIRPGGSYTYRFTVQGQEGTLWWHAHSSWLRATVYGALIIRPREGKSYPFPKPKRETPILLGEWWDTNPIDVVREATRTGAAPNVSDAYTINAQPGDLYKCSSKETTIAPIDSGETNLLRVINAALNQPLFFKVANHKLTVVGADASYTKPFTTSVLMLGPGQTTDVLIRGDQPPSRYYMVARAYQSAQNAPFDNTTTTAILEYKSASCAAKKYNAPTPIMPSLPAYNDTNTVTAFSQSIRSREKAEVPTDIDESLFFTIGLGLNNCPPNFRKRRCQGPNGTRFTASMNNVSFVLPRNFSLLQSHQQGIPGVFTTDFPANPPLKFDYTGNVSRSLFQPVPGTKLYKLKYGSRVQIVLQDTSIVTPENHPIHLHGYDFYIIAQGFGNFDPKKDTSKFNLVDPPMRNTVGVPVNGWAVIRFVADNPGVWIMHCHLDVHINWGLAMAFLVENGVGELQTIQPPPPDLPIC, from the exons ATGGGGATTTTCAACAAGTTTTCCTTCATTTTCCTTGTCCTTTTCCTTGCATTGTCTGCAAATGCTGAAGTTCAACGACATCGATTTGTT ATTCAAGCAACAAAAGTGAAGAGGCTGTGCAAGACTCACAACACCATCACTGTTAATGGCATGTTTCCTGGACCTACCTTGGAGATCAAGAATGGCGACACCCTTGAAGTTCAAGTTGTCAACAAAGCCCGATATAATGTCACCATCCACT GGCATGGTGTGCGGCAAATGAGAACCGGATGGGCAGATGGACCGGAATTCGTGACTCAGTGTCCGATTAGACCAGGAGGAAGTTACACTTACAGGTTTACAGTTCAAGGCCAAGAAGGAACATTGTGGTGGCATGCTCACAGTTCATGGCTTAGAGCCACTGTTTATGGAGCTCTCATCATCCGTCCCAGAGAAGGCAAATCCTACCCTTTCCCTAAACCGAAACGCGAAACACCGATTCTTCTCG GTGAATGGTGGGATACAAATCCCATTGATGTGGTAAGGGAAGCAACAAGAACAGGGGCAGCTCCAAATGTCTCTGATGCATATACCATCAATGCTCAACCTGGTGATCTCTACAAATGCTCCTCCAAAG AGACCACAATAGCTCCCATCGACTCCGGGGAGACGAATCTCCTCAGAGTGATCAATGCCGCCTTGAACCAGCCGCTTTTCTTCAAAGTAGCCAACCATAAGCTCACTGTTGTTGGAGCTGATGCTTCCTATACCAAACCCTTCACCACTTCCGTCCTCATGTTAGGCCCCGGCCAAACCACTGATGTTCTTATCCGAGGTGATCAGCCACCATCTCGATATTACATGGTAGCTCGAGCCTACCAAAGCGCACAAAACGCACCATTTGACAACACGACCACCACCGCTATTCTCGAATACAAGTCTGCCTCTTGCGCTGCCAAAAAATACAATGCACCCACTCCAATCATGCCTTCTTTACCAGCCTACAATGACACCAACACTGTCACGGCCTTCAGCCAAAGCATTAGAAGTCgagaaaaagccgaagtcccaACCGATATAGATGAAAGCCTGTTCTTCACAATCGGCCTCGGACTCAACAACTGCCCACCTAATTTCCGAAAACGTCGTTGCCAAGGACCCAACGGTACACGTTTCACAGCGAGCATGAACAATGTCTCATTCGTGCTCCCACGGAACTTCTCTCTGTTACAATCTCATCAGCAAGGAATTCCAGGTGTTTTCACCACAGATTTCCCAGCAAACCCTCCATTGAAATTTGACTACACCGGAAACGTGAGCCGATCGCTCTTTCAACCTGTTCCGGGAACCAAGTTGTACAAATTGAAGTATGGTTCAAGGGTACAAATTGTGCTCCAAGACACAAGCATAGTGACACCTGAGAATCATCCAATTCATCTTCATGGATACGATTTCTATATCATTGCACAAGGTTTCGGGAACTTCGATCCTAAAAAGGATACTTCTAAATTCAACCTTGTTGATCCACCTATGAGGAACACTGTTGGAGTGCCTGTGAATGGATGGGCAGTCATTAGATTCGTCGCTGATAATCCAG GAGTGTGGATCATGCACTGTCACCTGGATGTTCATATCAATTGGGGTTTGGCAATGGCTTTCCTTGTCGAAAATGGAGTTGGTGAATTGCAGACCATCCAACCGCCGCCGCCAGATTTGCCCATATGTTAA